Proteins encoded in a region of the Megalops cyprinoides isolate fMegCyp1 chromosome 3, fMegCyp1.pri, whole genome shotgun sequence genome:
- the LOC118774117 gene encoding uncharacterized protein LOC118774117, which produces MIAHLKTLLSKLSEMGISGTALSWFTSYLTGRSPQVNERLSACLADISKWMTSHHLKLNLSKTELLFIPAGPPPLHDLSITVDGTTIPSSRSAKSLGITLDSNLDFKEYIARTSRACRFLLHNIRRIRPFLTTYATQLLIQATVLPRLDYCNALLAGLPACTTQPLQLIQNAAARLIFNLPKFSHVTPLLKSLHWLPVAARIRFKTLTLAFSAINRTAPAYLQELIQPYTPARPLRSAATGRLAPCMVKAGGARSAGHRRFTYIAPQWWNELPVSLWTASSPQSFRRGLKTHLFRL; this is translated from the exons ATGATTGCACATTTGaagacactattatcaaagctgtctgagatgggcatctctggaactgccctctcctggttcacgtcctacctgactggtagat ccccccaggtcaacgaaagactctctgcatgcctggctgacatctccaaatggatgacatcccaccacctgaagctgaacctcagtaaaacggaactcctcttcatcccagccggccctccccccctgcatgacctctccatcaccgtcgatggcaccacaataccatcctctcggtcagcaaagagcttgggcatcaccctcgacagtaacctggacttcaaggagtacattgctcgcacgtcacgggcctgccgattcctcctccacaacatcaggaggattcgtccgttcctgacaacatacgcgacgcagctccttatccaggccacagttctccctcgactggactactgcaacgctctccttgcaggtctcccagcatgcaccacccagcctctccagctcatccagaatgcagctgcccgactgatcttcaacctccccaaattctcccatgttactcccctgctgaaatccctccactggcttcctgtcgctgccaggatcagattcaagaccctgaccctcgccttctctgcaatcaacaggacagcccctgcctacctccaagaactcatccagccctacacaccagcccgacccctgcgctcagcagcaactggacgcctcgctccttgcatggtcaaggcaggaggtgctcgttctgccggacatcggcgtttcacctacatcgctccccagtggtggaatgaactcccggtctcgctatggacagcttcttcaccccagtccttcagacggggcctgaagacacacctcttcagactc
- the LOC118773962 gene encoding pinopsin-like, with protein sequence MVAVLMGMVVVLASFVNGLVILVSLQYKKLRSPLNYILVNLAIADLLVTFCGSTVSFSNNINGYFIFGKSVCEFEGFMVSLTGIVGLWSLAILAFERYIVVCKPMGDFRFQQRHAVIGCLFTWVWSLIWTAPPLFGWCSYVPEGLRTSCGPNWYTGGANNNSYIMMLYITCFLMPLSIIIFSYTTLVFTLRAIAAQQKESETTQRAEREVTRMVIAMVLAFLICWCPYTTFALVVAIDKDIKISPTLASMPAYFSKTATIYNPIIYVFMNKQFRNCMLTMMCCGRNPFGTVEDTSTSGSSTGKTEVSSISAGASKVSPA encoded by the exons ATGGTGGCCGTCCTGATGGGCATGGTGGTGGTGCTGGCATCCTTCGTCAATGGCCTGGTCATCCTGGTCTCGCTGCAGTACAAGAAGCTACGGTCGCCGCTCAATTACATCCTGGTCAACCTGGCCATAGCCGACCTCCTGGTCACGTTCTGCGGCAGCACGGTCAgcttctccaacaacatcaaCGGCTACTTCATCTTCGGCAAGTCCGTGTGCGAGTTTGAAGGCTTCATGGTCTCCCTCACTG GTATCGTTGGTCTCTGGTCACTAGCTATCTTGGCTTTTGAGCGTTACATTGTTGTCTGCAAGCCAATGGGGGACTTCCGTTTCCAGCAAAGGCACGCTGTGATTGGATGCCTTTTTACATGGGTGTGGTCCCTCATCTGGACCGCTCCACCACTTTTTGGATGGTGCAGCTATGTTCCAGAAG GACTAAGGACATCCTGTGGACCAAACTGGTACACAGGTGGTGCCAACAACAACTCTTACATCATGATGCTCTATATCACCTGCTTTCTCATGCCTCTCAGCATTATCATCTTCTCCTATACCACCCTGGTGTTTACGCTCAGAGCA ATAGCAGCTCAACAGAAGGAGTCGGAGACCACCCAGCGGGCGGAGAGAGAGGTGACCCGCATGGTGATCGCCATGGTGCTGGCCTTCCTTATCTGCTGGTGCCCTTACACCACCTTTGCCTTAGTGGTGGCCATCGACAAGGACATAAAGATCAGCCCTACGCTGGCCTCCATGCCTGCTTACTTTTCCAAGACAGCCACCATTTACAACCCCATCATCTATGTCTTCATGAACAAGCAG TTTCGAAACTGCATGCTGACAATGATGTGCTGTGGGCGCAATCCTTTTGGGACGGTGGAGGACACCTCAACATCGGGGTCCTCTACTGGCAAGACTGAAGTCTCTTCAATCTCAGCAGGTGCTAGCAAGGTCAGCCCAGCCTAg